A window of Vidua macroura isolate BioBank_ID:100142 chromosome 22, ASM2450914v1, whole genome shotgun sequence contains these coding sequences:
- the BTG4 gene encoding protein BTG4 — MKDEIAATVFFITKLVKREDRLSKHKVEKFAAKLTTVLFEKYKNHWYLDNPSRGQAFRCIRINKHQARDPLLEQACVESDVDFSLLGLPKEMTLWVDPFQVCCRYGERSRPFTVARFDGEENPELPQQISLAVGRAALDYHSSTSSDEESFSREPRAIPTVSNPNSIYQFGDFCKAPPQPWWQYLHRKPHVPEGSHFGQHRGCRSYKPTATFAGPRVDRYHWINTKR, encoded by the exons ATGAAAGATGAAATTGCTGCCACGGTTTTTTTCATCACGAAGCTGGTGAAGAGGGAAGACAGGCTGAGCAAGCACAAAGTGGAGAAGTTTGCAGCGAAGCTGACCACGGTCCTGTTTGAAAAGTACAAAAACCACTGGTACCTGGACAACCCATCCCGAGGCCAGGCCTTCAG GTGCATCAGGATCAACAAACACCAGGCACGGGATcccctgctggagcaggcttgTGTGGAGAGCGACGTGGACTTCAGCCTGCTGGGCCTGCCCAAGGAGATGACGCTGTGGGTGGATCCCTTCCAGGTGTGCTGCAG GTACGGCGAGAGGAGCCGGCCCTTCACCGTGGCACGCTTTGATGGGGAGGAGAACCCCGAGCTGCCCCAGCAGATCAGCCTTGCCGtgggcagggcagccctggactatcactccagcacctcctcGGATGAGGAGAGCTTCAGCAGGGAGCCCAGAGCCATCCCCACCGTCAGCAACCCCAACAGCATCTACCAG TTTGGTGACTTCTGCAAGgctcccccccagccctggtggcAGTACCTGCACAGGAAGCCCCACGTGCCCGAGGGCTCCCACTTTGGccagcacaggggctgcaggagctaCAAGCCCACGGCCACCTTCGCTGGCCCACGAGTGGACAGGTACCACTGGATCAACACCAAGAGGTAG